The proteins below come from a single Cervus elaphus chromosome 4, mCerEla1.1, whole genome shotgun sequence genomic window:
- the LTBP4 gene encoding latent-transforming growth factor beta-binding protein 4 isoform X5 — protein MRLPGPSGRRPLLLVLLLPLLAAAATAASAAGPSPSQAVEVAAIPGRPAGVLSCRCCPSRSPRRSRCFRASCRIRSCRPEKCAGPQRCLAPGPPELPSPSPSVRKRQVSLNWQPLTLQEARALLRRRRPRGPGARALLRRRPPQRAPAGQSRVLCPLICHNGGVCVKPDRCLCPPDFAGKFCQLHSSGARPPAPAMPGFTRSVYTMPLANHRDDEHGVASMVSVHVEHPQEASVVVHQVERVSGPWEEADAEAVARAEAAARSEAAAPYTVLAQSAPREDGYSDASGFGYCFRELRGGECASPLPGLRTQEVCCRGAGLAWGVHDCQSCSELLGNTRQGGAPDGPCPAGFERVNGSCEDVDECATAGRCQHGQCANTHGGYTCVCPDGFLLDSSRSSCISQHVISEAKGPCFRVLRDGGCSLPILRNITKQICCCSRVGKAWGRGCQLCPPFGSEGFREICPAGPGYHYSASDLRYNTRPLGQEPPRVSLSQPRAPPSTSRPLSGFLPTHRPEPRPEPRPGPELPLPSIPAWTGPEIPESGPSAGECQRNPQVCGRGRCIPRPSGYTCVCDSGFRLSPQGTHCIDVDECRRVPTPCAPGRCENTPGSFRCVCGPGFRAGPRGTECLDVDECHRVPPPCDRGRCENTPGSFLCVCPAGYQAAPQGASCQDVDECIQSPGLCGRGVCENLPGSFRCVCPAGFRGSACEEDVDECAQEPPPCGPGRCDNTVGSFHCACPAGFRSRGPGAPCQDVDECARSPPPCAYGRCENTEGGFQCVCPTGFQPNAAGSECEDVDECENHLACPGQECVNSPGSFQCRACPAGHQLHHGRCTDVDECSSGASCGPHGHCTNTEGSFHCSCEPGYRAPAGRPGPCADVNECLEGDFCFPHGECLNTDGSFACTCAPGYRPGPRGASCLDVDECSEEDLCQSGICTNTDGSFECICPPGHRAGPDLASCLDIDECRERGPALCGSQRCENSPGSYRCVRDCDPGYHAGPEGTCDDIDECQEYGPGICGAQRCENTPGSYRCTPACDPGYQPTPGGGCQDVDECRNRSFCGAHAVCQNLPGSFQCLCDQGYEGARDGRHCVDVNECETLQGVCGAALCENVEGSFLCVCPNSPEEFDPMTGRCVPPRTSAGTFPGAQPHAPASPSLPARPPPPPPPRRPSPPRPGPVSSGRRECYFDTAAPDACDNILARNVTWQECCCTVGEGWGNGCRIQQCPSPETAEYQSLCPHGRGYLAPSGDLSLRRDVDECQLFRDQVCKSGVCVNTAPGYSCYCSNGYYYHAQRLECIDNDECADEEPACEGGRCVNTIGSYHCTCEPPLVLDGSRRRCVSNESQNLDDNLGVCWQEVGADLVCSRPRLDRQATYTECCCLYGEAWGMDCALCPAQDSDDFEALCNVLRPPAYGPPGPGGFGLPYEYGPDLGPPYQGLPYGPELYPPPVLPYDPYPPPPGPFARREAPYGTPPFDMPDFEDDGGPYGESEAPAPSGPGTRWRYRSRDTRGSFPEPEESPEGGSYADINECDEAQAAAPRCVNARCVNTDGSFRCICRPGFAPSHEPHHCTPARPRA, from the exons TGTTCTTTCTTGTCGCTGCTGCCCAAGCCGATCGCCCAGAAGGAGCCGCTGCTTTAGAG CCTCCTGCAGGATCCGGAGCTGCCGGCCGGAAAAGTGTGCAGGCCCTCAGCGGTGCCTGGCTCCAGGGCCCCCAGAGCTGCCGAGCCCCAGCCCCAGCGTGAGGAAGAGACAGGTGTCCCTTAACTGGCAGCCACTGAC gctgcaggAGGCCCGAGCCCTGCTGAGGCGACGGCGGCCCCGCGGGCCGGGGGCCCGGGCATTGCTGAGAAGGAGGCCCCCACAGCGCGCCCCTGCCGGCCAGTCCCGGG TCCTGTGTCCCTTGATCTGTCACAATGGAGGAGTGTGCGTGAAGCCTGATCGCTGCCTCTGTCCCCCGGACTTCGCTGGCAAGTTCTGCCAATTGCATTCATCGGGCGCCCGACCCCCGGCCCCGGCCATGCCAGGCTTCACCCGGTCTGTGTACACCATGCCGCTGGCCAACCACCGCGATGATGAACATG GCGTGGCGTCTATGGTGAGCGTCCACGTGGAGCACCCGCAGGAGGCGTCGGTGGTGGTGCACCAGGTGGAGCGTGTGTCCGGCCCTTGGGAGGAGGCGGACGCCGAGGCAGTGGCGCGAGCGGAGGCGGCGGCACGATCGGAGGCGGCAGCGCCCTACACAGTGTTGGCACAGAGCGCGCCGCGCGAGGACGGCTACTCGGACGCTTCGGGCTTCGGTTACTGCTTTCGGGAGCTGCGCGGAGGCGAA TGTGCGTCCCCGCTGCCCGGGCTCCGGACGCAGGAGGTGTGCTGCCGAGGGGCCGGCTTGGCCTGGGGCGTTCACGACTGTCAGTCTTGCTCGGAGCTCCTGG GTAACACCCGCCAGGGGGGCGCCCCAGATGGGCCGTGTCCAGCTGGTTTTGAAAGGGTTAATGGGTCCTGCGAAG ATGTGGATGAGTGCGCGACTGCGGGGCGCTGCCAGCACGGACAGTGTGCGAACACGCATGGCGGGTACACTTGCGTTTGCCCCGACGGCTTTCTGCTTGACTCGTCCCGCAGCAGCTGCATCT CCCAACACGTGATCTCAGAGGCTAAGGGGCCGTGCTTCCGCGTGCTTCGAGACGGCGGCTGCTCTCTGCCCATTCTACGCAACATCACCAAACAGATCTGCTGCTGCAGCCGTGTAGGCAAAGCCTGGGGCCGGGGTTGCCAGCTCTGCCCACCCTTCGGCTCAG AGGGTTTTCGGGAGATCTGCCCAGCCGGCCCTGGCTACCATTACTCGGCCTCCGACCTCCGCTACAACACCAGACCCCTGGGCCAGGAACCACCCCGAGTGTCCCTCAGCCAACCCCGTGCCCCACCCTCCACCTCTCGACCACTCTCAG GCTTTCTGCCCACTCATCGCCCAGAACCTCGGCCTGAGCCCCGTCCAGGCCCTGAGCTTCCTCTGCCCAGCATCCCTGCCTGGACTGGTCCTGAGATCCCTGAATCAG GTCCCTCTGCAGGCGAGTGTCAGCGCAATCCCCAGGTCTGCGGCCGCGGACGGTGCATCCCCCGGCCCAGTGGCTACACCTGCGTGTGCGACTCCGGTTTCCGACTCAGTCCGCAGGGCACACACTGCATCG ACGTGGACGAATGTCGCCGCGTTCCCACGCCTTGTGCTCCCGGGCGCTGCGAAAACACGCCAGGCAGCTTCCGTTGCGTATGCGGGCCGGGCTTCCGAGCCGGCCCGCGGGGTACGGAGTGTTTGG ACGTGGACGAGTGCCACCGCGTGCCGCCACCGTGTGACCGTGGGCGCTGCGAGAACACGCCTGGCAGCTTCCTGTGCGTGTGCCCCGCGGGGTACCAGGCTGCGCCCCAGGGAGCCAGCTGCCAGG ATGTAGATGAATGTATCCAGAGCCCGGGCCTGTGTGGCCGAGGGGTCTGTGAGAACCTGCCTGGCTCTTTCCGGTGTGTGTGCCCTGCTGGCTTCCGAGGCTCGGCATGTGAAGAAGACGTGGATGAGTGTGCCCAGGAGCCACCGCCCTGTGGGCCGGGCCGCTGTGACAACACAGTGGGCTCTTTTCACTGTGCCTGCCCTGCTGGCTTCCGCTCCCGAGGGCCTGGGGCCCCCTGCCAAG ATGTGGACGAGTGTGCCCGTAGTCCCCCGCCCTGCGCCTATGGCCGATGTGAGAACACGGAAGGTGGCTTCCAGTGCGTCTGCCCCACAGGCTTCCAACCCAATGCTGCCGGCTCCGAGTGCGAGG ATGTGGACGAGTGTGAGAACCACCTGGCGTGTCCTGGGCAGGAGTGTGTGAACTCACCAGGATCCTTCCAGTGCAGGGCCTGTCCTGCTGGTCACCAACTGCACCATGGCCGATGTACTG ATGTGGACGAATGCAGTTCGGGTGCCTCCTGCGGCCCCCATGGACATTGCACTAACACCGAAGGCTCCTTCCACTGCAGCTGCGAGCCAGGCTACCGGGCGCCAGCTGGTCGGCCCGGGCCCTGCGCAG ACGTGAACGAGTGCCTGGAGGGCGACTTTTGCTTCCCCCACGGTGAATGCCTCAACACCGACGGCTCCTTCGCTTGTACTTGTGCCCCCGGCTACCGGCCCGGACCCCGCGGAGCCTCTTGCCTCG ACGTGGACGAATGCAGCGAGGAGGACCTCTGCCAGAGCGGCATCTGTACCAACACCGACGGCTCTTTCGAGTGCATCTGTCCTCCGGGACACCGCGCCGGCCCAGACCTCGCCTCCTGTCTCG atATTGACGAATGTCGGGAGCGCGGCCCGGCCTTGTGCGGGTCCCAGCGTTGTGAAAATTCCCCGGGCTCCTACCGCTGTGTCCGAGACTGCGACCCCGGCTACCACGCAGGCCCCGAGGGTACCTGTGACG ACATAGATGAGTGCCAGGAATACGGCCCAGGGATTTGTGGAGCCCAGCGCTGTGAGAATACCCCTGGCTCCTACCGCTGCACGCCCGCCTGTGACCCTGGCTACCAGCCCACACCAGGGGGCGGATGCCAGG ATGTGGACGAATGCCGGAACCGGTCCTTCTGTGGGGCCCACGCCGTGTGCCAGAACCTGCCTGGCTCCTTCCAGTGCCTCTGTGACCAGGGCTACGAGGGGGCGCGGGACGGGCGTCACTGCGTGG ATGTGAATGAATGTGAGACACTACAGGGCGTGTGTGGAGCTGCCCTGTGTGAGAATGTGGAAGGCTCCTTCCTCTGTGTCTGCCCCAACAGCCCTGAGGAGTTTGACCCTATGACTGGGCGCTGTGTTCCCCCTCGGACCTCTGCTG GTACGTTCCCAGGCGCACAGCCCCATGCACCTGCCAGCCCCAGTCTGCCGGccaggcccccacccccgcccccgcctcgccGGCCCAGCCCACCTAGGCCGGGCCCTGTGAGCAGCGGGCGCAGGGAGTGCTACTTTGACACGGCGGCTCCGGATGCCTGTGACAACATCCTGGCTCGGAACGTGACGTGGCAGGAGTGCTGCTGCACTGTGGGTGAGGGCTGGGGCAACGGCTGCCGCATCCAGCAGTGCCCGAGCCCCGAGACAG CTGAGTACCAGTCATTGTGCCCCCATGGCCGGGGCTACCTGGCGCCCAGCGGAGATCTGAGCCTCAGGAGAG ACGTGGACGAGTGCCAGCTCTTCCGAGATCAGGTGTGCAAGAGCGGCGTGTGCGTGAACACAGCCCCAGGCTACTCGTGTTATTGCAGCAATGGCTACTACTATCACGCCCAGCGACTGGAGTGCATCG ATAATGACGAGTGCGCGGACGAGGAGCCAGCTTGTGAGGGCGGCCGCTGCGTCAACACTATCGGCTCTTATCACTGCACGTGCGAACCCCCACTTGTGCTGGACGGCTCGCGGCGCCGCTGCGTCTCCAACGAGAGCCAGAACCTCG ATGACAATCTGGGAGTGTGCTGGCAGGAAGTGGGGGCTGACCTCGTGTGCAGTCGCCCTCGGCTGGACCGCCAGGCCACCTACACGGAATGCTGCTGCCTCTATGGCGAAGCCTGGGGCATGGACTGTGCCCTCTGCCCGGCCCAGGACTCAG ATGACTTTGAGGCCCTGTGCAACGTGCTGCGCCCCCCTGCATATGGACCCCCGGGGCCAGGTGGCTTTGGACTCCCCTACGAGTATGGCCCAGACCTAGGTCCACCTTACCAGGGCCTTCCCTATGGGCCTGAGTTGTACCCACCACCCGTCCTACCCTATGACCCCTACCCACCGCCACCTGGGCCCTTCGCCCGACGGGAGGCCCCTTACGGGACGCCACCCTTCGACATGCCGGACTTTGAGGACGATGGTGGCCCCTACGGTGAATCCGAGGCTCCTGCTCCATCCGGCCCGGGCACCCGCTGGCGCTACCGGTCCCGTGACACCCGTGGCTCCTTCCCAGAGCCCGAGGAGTCGCCTGAAGGTGGAAGCTATGCTG
- the LTBP4 gene encoding latent-transforming growth factor beta-binding protein 4 isoform X2 — MTSIPLFTVFFLVAAAQADRPEGAAALESLAVSEASCRIRSCRPEKCAGPQRCLAPGPPELPSPSPSVRKRQVSLNWQPLTLQEARALLRRRRPRGPGARALLRRRPPQRAPAGQSRVLCPLICHNGGVCVKPDRCLCPPDFAGKFCQLHSSGARPPAPAMPGFTRSVYTMPLANHRDDEHGVASMVSVHVEHPQEASVVVHQVERVSGPWEEADAEAVARAEAAARSEAAAPYTVLAQSAPREDGYSDASGFGYCFRELRGGECASPLPGLRTQEVCCRGAGLAWGVHDCQSCSELLGNTRQGGAPDGPCPAGFERVNGSCEDVDECATAGRCQHGQCANTHGGYTCVCPDGFLLDSSRSSCISQHVISEAKGPCFRVLRDGGCSLPILRNITKQICCCSRVGKAWGRGCQLCPPFGSEGFREICPAGPGYHYSASDLRYNTRPLGQEPPRVSLSQPRAPPSTSRPLSGFLPTHRPEPRPEPRPGPELPLPSIPAWTGPEIPESGPSAGECQRNPQVCGRGRCIPRPSGYTCVCDSGFRLSPQGTHCIDVDECRRVPTPCAPGRCENTPGSFRCVCGPGFRAGPRGTECLDVDECHRVPPPCDRGRCENTPGSFLCVCPAGYQAAPQGASCQDVDECIQSPGLCGRGVCENLPGSFRCVCPAGFRGSACEEDVDECAQEPPPCGPGRCDNTVGSFHCACPAGFRSRGPGAPCQDVDECARSPPPCAYGRCENTEGGFQCVCPTGFQPNAAGSECEDVDECENHLACPGQECVNSPGSFQCRACPAGHQLHHGRCTDVDECSSGASCGPHGHCTNTEGSFHCSCEPGYRAPAGRPGPCADVNECLEGDFCFPHGECLNTDGSFACTCAPGYRPGPRGASCLDVDECSEEDLCQSGICTNTDGSFECICPPGHRAGPDLASCLDIDECRERGPALCGSQRCENSPGSYRCVRDCDPGYHAGPEGTCDDIDECQEYGPGICGAQRCENTPGSYRCTPACDPGYQPTPGGGCQDVDECRNRSFCGAHAVCQNLPGSFQCLCDQGYEGARDGRHCVDVNECETLQGVCGAALCENVEGSFLCVCPNSPEEFDPMTGRCVPPRTSAGTFPGAQPHAPASPSLPARPPPPPPPRRPSPPRPGPVSSGRRECYFDTAAPDACDNILARNVTWQECCCTVGEGWGNGCRIQQCPSPETAEYQSLCPHGRGYLAPSGDLSLRRDVDECQLFRDQVCKSGVCVNTAPGYSCYCSNGYYYHAQRLECIDNDECADEEPACEGGRCVNTIGSYHCTCEPPLVLDGSRRRCVSNESQNLDDNLGVCWQEVGADLVCSRPRLDRQATYTECCCLYGEAWGMDCALCPAQDSDDFEALCNVLRPPAYGPPGPGGFGLPYEYGPDLGPPYQGLPYGPELYPPPVLPYDPYPPPPGPFARREAPYGTPPFDMPDFEDDGGPYGESEAPAPSGPGTRWRYRSRDTRGSFPEPEESPEGGSYAGAQAGRYEGLEAEECGILDGCAHGRCVRVPEGFTCDCFDGYRLDMTRMSCVDINECDEAQAAAPRCVNARCVNTDGSFRCICRPGFAPSHEPHHCTPARPRA; from the exons ATGACTTCCATCCCTCTATTTACAGTGTTCTTTCTTGTCGCTGCTGCCCAAGCCGATCGCCCAGAAGGAGCCGCTGCTTTAGAG TCCCTGGCTGTCTCTGAAGCCTCCTGCAGGATCCGGAGCTGCCGGCCGGAAAAGTGTGCAGGCCCTCAGCGGTGCCTGGCTCCAGGGCCCCCAGAGCTGCCGAGCCCCAGCCCCAGCGTGAGGAAGAGACAGGTGTCCCTTAACTGGCAGCCACTGAC gctgcaggAGGCCCGAGCCCTGCTGAGGCGACGGCGGCCCCGCGGGCCGGGGGCCCGGGCATTGCTGAGAAGGAGGCCCCCACAGCGCGCCCCTGCCGGCCAGTCCCGGG TCCTGTGTCCCTTGATCTGTCACAATGGAGGAGTGTGCGTGAAGCCTGATCGCTGCCTCTGTCCCCCGGACTTCGCTGGCAAGTTCTGCCAATTGCATTCATCGGGCGCCCGACCCCCGGCCCCGGCCATGCCAGGCTTCACCCGGTCTGTGTACACCATGCCGCTGGCCAACCACCGCGATGATGAACATG GCGTGGCGTCTATGGTGAGCGTCCACGTGGAGCACCCGCAGGAGGCGTCGGTGGTGGTGCACCAGGTGGAGCGTGTGTCCGGCCCTTGGGAGGAGGCGGACGCCGAGGCAGTGGCGCGAGCGGAGGCGGCGGCACGATCGGAGGCGGCAGCGCCCTACACAGTGTTGGCACAGAGCGCGCCGCGCGAGGACGGCTACTCGGACGCTTCGGGCTTCGGTTACTGCTTTCGGGAGCTGCGCGGAGGCGAA TGTGCGTCCCCGCTGCCCGGGCTCCGGACGCAGGAGGTGTGCTGCCGAGGGGCCGGCTTGGCCTGGGGCGTTCACGACTGTCAGTCTTGCTCGGAGCTCCTGG GTAACACCCGCCAGGGGGGCGCCCCAGATGGGCCGTGTCCAGCTGGTTTTGAAAGGGTTAATGGGTCCTGCGAAG ATGTGGATGAGTGCGCGACTGCGGGGCGCTGCCAGCACGGACAGTGTGCGAACACGCATGGCGGGTACACTTGCGTTTGCCCCGACGGCTTTCTGCTTGACTCGTCCCGCAGCAGCTGCATCT CCCAACACGTGATCTCAGAGGCTAAGGGGCCGTGCTTCCGCGTGCTTCGAGACGGCGGCTGCTCTCTGCCCATTCTACGCAACATCACCAAACAGATCTGCTGCTGCAGCCGTGTAGGCAAAGCCTGGGGCCGGGGTTGCCAGCTCTGCCCACCCTTCGGCTCAG AGGGTTTTCGGGAGATCTGCCCAGCCGGCCCTGGCTACCATTACTCGGCCTCCGACCTCCGCTACAACACCAGACCCCTGGGCCAGGAACCACCCCGAGTGTCCCTCAGCCAACCCCGTGCCCCACCCTCCACCTCTCGACCACTCTCAG GCTTTCTGCCCACTCATCGCCCAGAACCTCGGCCTGAGCCCCGTCCAGGCCCTGAGCTTCCTCTGCCCAGCATCCCTGCCTGGACTGGTCCTGAGATCCCTGAATCAG GTCCCTCTGCAGGCGAGTGTCAGCGCAATCCCCAGGTCTGCGGCCGCGGACGGTGCATCCCCCGGCCCAGTGGCTACACCTGCGTGTGCGACTCCGGTTTCCGACTCAGTCCGCAGGGCACACACTGCATCG ACGTGGACGAATGTCGCCGCGTTCCCACGCCTTGTGCTCCCGGGCGCTGCGAAAACACGCCAGGCAGCTTCCGTTGCGTATGCGGGCCGGGCTTCCGAGCCGGCCCGCGGGGTACGGAGTGTTTGG ACGTGGACGAGTGCCACCGCGTGCCGCCACCGTGTGACCGTGGGCGCTGCGAGAACACGCCTGGCAGCTTCCTGTGCGTGTGCCCCGCGGGGTACCAGGCTGCGCCCCAGGGAGCCAGCTGCCAGG ATGTAGATGAATGTATCCAGAGCCCGGGCCTGTGTGGCCGAGGGGTCTGTGAGAACCTGCCTGGCTCTTTCCGGTGTGTGTGCCCTGCTGGCTTCCGAGGCTCGGCATGTGAAGAAGACGTGGATGAGTGTGCCCAGGAGCCACCGCCCTGTGGGCCGGGCCGCTGTGACAACACAGTGGGCTCTTTTCACTGTGCCTGCCCTGCTGGCTTCCGCTCCCGAGGGCCTGGGGCCCCCTGCCAAG ATGTGGACGAGTGTGCCCGTAGTCCCCCGCCCTGCGCCTATGGCCGATGTGAGAACACGGAAGGTGGCTTCCAGTGCGTCTGCCCCACAGGCTTCCAACCCAATGCTGCCGGCTCCGAGTGCGAGG ATGTGGACGAGTGTGAGAACCACCTGGCGTGTCCTGGGCAGGAGTGTGTGAACTCACCAGGATCCTTCCAGTGCAGGGCCTGTCCTGCTGGTCACCAACTGCACCATGGCCGATGTACTG ATGTGGACGAATGCAGTTCGGGTGCCTCCTGCGGCCCCCATGGACATTGCACTAACACCGAAGGCTCCTTCCACTGCAGCTGCGAGCCAGGCTACCGGGCGCCAGCTGGTCGGCCCGGGCCCTGCGCAG ACGTGAACGAGTGCCTGGAGGGCGACTTTTGCTTCCCCCACGGTGAATGCCTCAACACCGACGGCTCCTTCGCTTGTACTTGTGCCCCCGGCTACCGGCCCGGACCCCGCGGAGCCTCTTGCCTCG ACGTGGACGAATGCAGCGAGGAGGACCTCTGCCAGAGCGGCATCTGTACCAACACCGACGGCTCTTTCGAGTGCATCTGTCCTCCGGGACACCGCGCCGGCCCAGACCTCGCCTCCTGTCTCG atATTGACGAATGTCGGGAGCGCGGCCCGGCCTTGTGCGGGTCCCAGCGTTGTGAAAATTCCCCGGGCTCCTACCGCTGTGTCCGAGACTGCGACCCCGGCTACCACGCAGGCCCCGAGGGTACCTGTGACG ACATAGATGAGTGCCAGGAATACGGCCCAGGGATTTGTGGAGCCCAGCGCTGTGAGAATACCCCTGGCTCCTACCGCTGCACGCCCGCCTGTGACCCTGGCTACCAGCCCACACCAGGGGGCGGATGCCAGG ATGTGGACGAATGCCGGAACCGGTCCTTCTGTGGGGCCCACGCCGTGTGCCAGAACCTGCCTGGCTCCTTCCAGTGCCTCTGTGACCAGGGCTACGAGGGGGCGCGGGACGGGCGTCACTGCGTGG ATGTGAATGAATGTGAGACACTACAGGGCGTGTGTGGAGCTGCCCTGTGTGAGAATGTGGAAGGCTCCTTCCTCTGTGTCTGCCCCAACAGCCCTGAGGAGTTTGACCCTATGACTGGGCGCTGTGTTCCCCCTCGGACCTCTGCTG GTACGTTCCCAGGCGCACAGCCCCATGCACCTGCCAGCCCCAGTCTGCCGGccaggcccccacccccgcccccgcctcgccGGCCCAGCCCACCTAGGCCGGGCCCTGTGAGCAGCGGGCGCAGGGAGTGCTACTTTGACACGGCGGCTCCGGATGCCTGTGACAACATCCTGGCTCGGAACGTGACGTGGCAGGAGTGCTGCTGCACTGTGGGTGAGGGCTGGGGCAACGGCTGCCGCATCCAGCAGTGCCCGAGCCCCGAGACAG CTGAGTACCAGTCATTGTGCCCCCATGGCCGGGGCTACCTGGCGCCCAGCGGAGATCTGAGCCTCAGGAGAG ACGTGGACGAGTGCCAGCTCTTCCGAGATCAGGTGTGCAAGAGCGGCGTGTGCGTGAACACAGCCCCAGGCTACTCGTGTTATTGCAGCAATGGCTACTACTATCACGCCCAGCGACTGGAGTGCATCG ATAATGACGAGTGCGCGGACGAGGAGCCAGCTTGTGAGGGCGGCCGCTGCGTCAACACTATCGGCTCTTATCACTGCACGTGCGAACCCCCACTTGTGCTGGACGGCTCGCGGCGCCGCTGCGTCTCCAACGAGAGCCAGAACCTCG ATGACAATCTGGGAGTGTGCTGGCAGGAAGTGGGGGCTGACCTCGTGTGCAGTCGCCCTCGGCTGGACCGCCAGGCCACCTACACGGAATGCTGCTGCCTCTATGGCGAAGCCTGGGGCATGGACTGTGCCCTCTGCCCGGCCCAGGACTCAG ATGACTTTGAGGCCCTGTGCAACGTGCTGCGCCCCCCTGCATATGGACCCCCGGGGCCAGGTGGCTTTGGACTCCCCTACGAGTATGGCCCAGACCTAGGTCCACCTTACCAGGGCCTTCCCTATGGGCCTGAGTTGTACCCACCACCCGTCCTACCCTATGACCCCTACCCACCGCCACCTGGGCCCTTCGCCCGACGGGAGGCCCCTTACGGGACGCCACCCTTCGACATGCCGGACTTTGAGGACGATGGTGGCCCCTACGGTGAATCCGAGGCTCCTGCTCCATCCGGCCCGGGCACCCGCTGGCGCTACCGGTCCCGTGACACCCGTGGCTCCTTCCCAGAGCCCGAGGAGTCGCCTGAAGGTGGAAGCTATGCTG GCGCCCAGGCTGGGCGCTACGAGGGCCTGGAGGCAGAGGAGTGCGGGATCCTGGATGGCTGCGCCCACGGCCGCTGCGTGCGCGTCCCCGAGGGCTTCACCTGCGACTGCTTCGACGGCTACCGCCTGGACATGACTCGCATGTCCTGCGTTG